A portion of the Oncorhynchus gorbuscha isolate QuinsamMale2020 ecotype Even-year linkage group LG07, OgorEven_v1.0, whole genome shotgun sequence genome contains these proteins:
- the LOC124039659 gene encoding polyadenylate-binding protein 2-B-like isoform X1, translated as MAEFGNGMDSGMTEESLLDSDPGHPELEDPGVGDEEPGLEEGEAAIEDPELEAIKARVREMEEEAEKLKELQNEVEKQMNLSPPPAGPVIMSIEEKMEADARSIYVGNVDYGATAEELEAHFHGCGSVNRVTILCDKFTGHPKGFAYIEFSDKESVRTAMALDESLFRGRQIKVGVKRTNRPGISTTDRGFPRARFRSRGGNFNPSRARYYSGYTPPRGRGRAFRFQDQWRLTTPAPVAAAPPNVSAGSLSLTAPAMHTHPILSVWGGGGQGDHRATAGGIYYNKR; from the exons ATGGCGGAGTTCGGTAACGGAATGGACTCAGGGATGACTGAAGAATCCCTGCTGGACTCAGACCCAGGGCACCCAGAACTAGAAGACCCTGGTGTTGGCGATGAGGAACCTGgattagaggagggagaggccgCGATCGAGGACCCG gAGCTGGAGGCGATCAAAGCTCGGGTgcgagagatggaggaggaagcagAAAAGCTGAAGGAGTTACAGAACGAGGTGGAGAAACAGATGAATCTTAGCCCTCCACCAG CCGGTCCCGTCATCATGTCCATCGAGGAGAAAATGGAAGCTGACGCAAGATCTATCTATGTTGGAAAT GTTGATTACGGCGCCACGGCGGAGGAGCTAGAAGCACACTTTCACGGTTGTGGCTCTGTCAACAGAGTCACCATCCTGTGTGACAAGTTCACAGGGCATCCCAAAGG GTTTGCCTATATCGAGTTTTCAGACAAGGAGTCTGTGAGGACGGCCATGGCATTGGACGAGTCTCTGTTCAGAGGAAGGCAGATTAAG GTGGGTGTGAAGAGAACAAACAGGCCAGGTATCAGCACCACAGACCGCGGGTTTCCTCGGGCCCGCTTCCGCTCACGAGGAGGGAACTTTAACCCGTCGCGCGCACGTTACTACAGTGGCTACACACCGCCCAGGGGCAGAGGACGGGCCTTCAG GTTTCAGGACCAGTGGAGGCTGACAACCCCTGCTCCGGTGGCTGCGGCGCCCCCCAATGTCTCggcagggtctctctctctcactgctcctGCTATGCACACTCACCCCATCCTTTctgtgtgggggggagggggcCAGGGCGATCACAGGGCTACCGCAGGGGGCATTTACTACAACAAGCGTTGA
- the ngdn gene encoding neuroguidin isoform X2, which translates to MRIGDLIDSDGPNAVRLLNSLTEQVASVTGQVRDLLKRVQGGKFQTSKGLSFLDLRYQLLLFYLQDVTHLISLKSEGGSVKDSGALHRLVTVRTVLEKMRPLDQKLRYQIDKLVRTAVTGSLGENDPLQFRPNPDNLVSKLSESEDSGDEDGGEKAEGAEKKVPSSGKKYVPPKIAPMHYEGDLTDADKKKELADKQRRAALRSSVIQELRQQYSDAPEEIREHRDFQTDRQSREQLHRKNFEESMMVRLQVPRNERSAKKRGMLGMSGQLSGITRFSDITALTGGEGQDTDNPGPKKKKKKLMKKRTKRKAFRR; encoded by the exons GATTTGATTGACAGTGATGGCCCCAATGCTGTGCGGCTGTTGAACAGTCTTACTGAACAG GTGGCATCAGTTACAGGGCAGGTTCGAGATTTGTTAAAGAGGGTCCAAGGTGGAAAATTCCAAACATCCAAG GGATTGTCTTTCCTTGACCTTAGATATCAGCTGCTGCTGTTTTACCTGCAAGATGTCACTCACCTGATCAGTCTTAAATCAGAGGGTGGTAGTGTGAAAGACAGTGGCGCACTTCACAGACTGGTCACCGTCAGAACA GTTTTAGAGAAGATGCGCCCTCTGGACCAGAAACTGAGATATCAGATTGATAAATTGGTGCGCACAGCAGTGACTGGGAGCTTAG gGGAAAATGACCCATTGCAGTTCCGTCCCAATCCGGATAACCTTGTTAGCAAA CTAAGTGAATCAGAAGACTCGGGGGATGAAGATGGTGGAGAGAAGGCTGAAGGCGCTGAGAAAAAAGTGCCATCTAGTGGCAAGAAATATGTTCCCCCCAAGATTGCTCCAATGCACTATG AGGGAGACCTGACCGATGCAGACAAAAAGAAGGAGCTGGCGGACAAGCAGAGGCGTGCCGCCCTCCGCAGCTCTGTGATCCAGGAACTCCGGCAGCAGTACAGCGACGCTCCCGAGGAGATCCGCGAGCACAGGGACttccagacagatagacagagccGAGAGCAGCTGCACAG GAAAAACTTTGAGGAGTCGATGATGGTGCGTCTGCAAGTGCCCCGAAATGAGAGAAGTGCTAAGAAGAGAGGAATGCTGGGAATGTCTGGTCAGCTGAGTGGCATCACACGGTTCAGTGACATCACAGCCCTGACGGGCGGAGAGGGACAG gACACGGATAACCCTGGgcccaagaagaagaagaagaaactaatGAAGAAGAGAACTAAAAGAAAAG CTTTCAGAAGATAG
- the ngdn gene encoding neuroguidin isoform X1 — MRIGQFPYMQLSIKMAASYSENDLIDSDGPNAVRLLNSLTEQVASVTGQVRDLLKRVQGGKFQTSKGLSFLDLRYQLLLFYLQDVTHLISLKSEGGSVKDSGALHRLVTVRTVLEKMRPLDQKLRYQIDKLVRTAVTGSLGENDPLQFRPNPDNLVSKLSESEDSGDEDGGEKAEGAEKKVPSSGKKYVPPKIAPMHYEGDLTDADKKKELADKQRRAALRSSVIQELRQQYSDAPEEIREHRDFQTDRQSREQLHRKNFEESMMVRLQVPRNERSAKKRGMLGMSGQLSGITRFSDITALTGGEGQDTDNPGPKKKKKKLMKKRTKRKAFRR; from the exons CAATTTCCGTACATGCAACTTTCAATCAAAATGGCGGCTTCCTATAGCGAAAAC GATTTGATTGACAGTGATGGCCCCAATGCTGTGCGGCTGTTGAACAGTCTTACTGAACAG GTGGCATCAGTTACAGGGCAGGTTCGAGATTTGTTAAAGAGGGTCCAAGGTGGAAAATTCCAAACATCCAAG GGATTGTCTTTCCTTGACCTTAGATATCAGCTGCTGCTGTTTTACCTGCAAGATGTCACTCACCTGATCAGTCTTAAATCAGAGGGTGGTAGTGTGAAAGACAGTGGCGCACTTCACAGACTGGTCACCGTCAGAACA GTTTTAGAGAAGATGCGCCCTCTGGACCAGAAACTGAGATATCAGATTGATAAATTGGTGCGCACAGCAGTGACTGGGAGCTTAG gGGAAAATGACCCATTGCAGTTCCGTCCCAATCCGGATAACCTTGTTAGCAAA CTAAGTGAATCAGAAGACTCGGGGGATGAAGATGGTGGAGAGAAGGCTGAAGGCGCTGAGAAAAAAGTGCCATCTAGTGGCAAGAAATATGTTCCCCCCAAGATTGCTCCAATGCACTATG AGGGAGACCTGACCGATGCAGACAAAAAGAAGGAGCTGGCGGACAAGCAGAGGCGTGCCGCCCTCCGCAGCTCTGTGATCCAGGAACTCCGGCAGCAGTACAGCGACGCTCCCGAGGAGATCCGCGAGCACAGGGACttccagacagatagacagagccGAGAGCAGCTGCACAG GAAAAACTTTGAGGAGTCGATGATGGTGCGTCTGCAAGTGCCCCGAAATGAGAGAAGTGCTAAGAAGAGAGGAATGCTGGGAATGTCTGGTCAGCTGAGTGGCATCACACGGTTCAGTGACATCACAGCCCTGACGGGCGGAGAGGGACAG gACACGGATAACCCTGGgcccaagaagaagaagaagaaactaatGAAGAAGAGAACTAAAAGAAAAG CTTTCAGAAGATAG
- the LOC124039659 gene encoding polyadenylate-binding protein 2-B-like isoform X2 encodes MAEFGNGMDSGMTEESLLDSDPGHPELEDPGVGDEEPGLEEGEAAIEDPELEAIKARVREMEEEAEKLKELQNEVEKQMNLSPPPAGPVIMSIEEKMEADARSIYVGNVDYGATAEELEAHFHGCGSVNRVTILCDKFTGHPKGFAYIEFSDKESVRTAMALDESLFRGRQIKVGVKRTNRPGISTTDRGFPRARFRSRGGNFNPSRARYYSGYTPPRGRGRAFRGRGRTTSWYSPY; translated from the exons ATGGCGGAGTTCGGTAACGGAATGGACTCAGGGATGACTGAAGAATCCCTGCTGGACTCAGACCCAGGGCACCCAGAACTAGAAGACCCTGGTGTTGGCGATGAGGAACCTGgattagaggagggagaggccgCGATCGAGGACCCG gAGCTGGAGGCGATCAAAGCTCGGGTgcgagagatggaggaggaagcagAAAAGCTGAAGGAGTTACAGAACGAGGTGGAGAAACAGATGAATCTTAGCCCTCCACCAG CCGGTCCCGTCATCATGTCCATCGAGGAGAAAATGGAAGCTGACGCAAGATCTATCTATGTTGGAAAT GTTGATTACGGCGCCACGGCGGAGGAGCTAGAAGCACACTTTCACGGTTGTGGCTCTGTCAACAGAGTCACCATCCTGTGTGACAAGTTCACAGGGCATCCCAAAGG GTTTGCCTATATCGAGTTTTCAGACAAGGAGTCTGTGAGGACGGCCATGGCATTGGACGAGTCTCTGTTCAGAGGAAGGCAGATTAAG GTGGGTGTGAAGAGAACAAACAGGCCAGGTATCAGCACCACAGACCGCGGGTTTCCTCGGGCCCGCTTCCGCTCACGAGGAGGGAACTTTAACCCGTCGCGCGCACGTTACTACAGTGGCTACACACCGCCCAGGGGCAGAGGACGGGCCTTCAG gGGCCGAGGGCGAACAACATCGTGGTATTCCCCTTACTAA